A genomic stretch from Podospora pseudoanserina strain CBS 124.78 chromosome 3, whole genome shotgun sequence includes:
- a CDS encoding hypothetical protein (EggNog:ENOG503NW79; COG:G) — MRLSLLPLGAFLLATPTLSAPSFTGEPDSSGKYWLFGPGITASFIPYGASISNLFITDKNGIDRDIVLGFDNATYYSVDPVHPHFGGVPGRYANRIKNSTFTLDDDGEDYHIRPNENPTAAHPAGVNTLHGGPDGWDHRNFTVVSYTKSSITFSLVDPDGKEGFPGEVISYITYTLSNRTWDAKMVAIPTTKKTPIMLSSHTYWNLDGFANTEAPTALNHTFYLPFSGQTVAVDSILIPTGEISPAPKGSVNDFWSAPRQIGEGFSLEGIEGNCGGGCTGYDNCWLVNRNYPYDWRSEDKMVASLASEWSGIKLEIWSDQEAFQMYSCNGMNGSMPIKATQGRDDGTGSRGVEKYGCVVLEVQDWIDGINHPEWGRGPKQIFEPGGDPYVLQVRHRFSVDA; from the coding sequence ATgcgtctctctctcctccccctgggAGCTTTCCTCCTTGCCACCCCTACCTTATCCGCCCCCTCTTTCACAGGGGAACCAGACTCCTCAGGTAAATACTGGCTCTTCGGCCCAGGTATAACAGCCTCCTTCATCCCCTACggcgcctccatctccaacctcttcatcaccgaCAAGAACGGCATAGACCGTGACATCGTCCTCGGCTTCGACAACGCAACCTATTACTCTGTCGATCCAGTTCACCCTCACTTTGGCGGCGTGCCCGGCCGGTACGCCAACCGCATTAAGAACTCGACCTTCACCCTTGACGACGATGGAGAAGACTACCACATCCGTCCCAATGAAAACCCCACCGCAGCCCACCCAGCAGGTGTGAACACCCTCCACGGCGGCCCCGACGGCTGGGATCACAGAAACTTCACCGTCGTCTCCTACACCAAGTCATCCATCACGTTCAGCCTTGTCGACCCCGACGGGAAAGAGGGGTTTCCAGGGGAAGTAATCAGTTACATCACCTACACTTTGTCAAACCGAACCTGGGACGCAAAAATGGTTGCTATTCCTACAACAAAGAAAACTCCAATCATGCTGTCTAGTCACACCTACTGGAACCTAGACGGGTTCGCAAACACAGAAGCTCCTACCGCGTTGAACCATACATTTTACCTCCCCTTTTCAGGGCAGACGGTGGCTGTGGATAGCATCCTCATTCCCACGGGGGAAATCTCCCCTGCCCCCAAGGGGTCCGTCAACGACTTCTGGTCTGCACCCAGACAAATAGGCGAGGGGTTTTCCCTTGAGGGGATCGAGGGAAACTGCGGGGGGGGTTGCACGGGTTACGACAACTGCTGGCTCGTCAACAGGAACTACCCCTACGATTGGAGGTCGGAGGACAAAATGGTGGCTAGTCTGGCGAGTGAGTGGTCGGGAATAAAACTGGAGATTTGGTCGGATCAGGAGGCGTTTCAGATGTATAGCTGTAATGGGATGAACGGGAGCATGCCGATCAAGGCGACGCAGGGGAGGGATGACGGGACCGGGTCGAGAGGGGTGGAAAAGTACGGGTGTGTTGTTCTGGAGGTGCAGGATTGGATCGATGGGATTAATCACCCTgagtgggggaggggaccAAAGCAGATCTTTGAGCCGGGGGGGGATCCGTATGTTTTGCAGGTGAGGCATCGCTTTAGCGTTGATGCTTGA
- the ZPR1 gene encoding nucleolar zinc-finger protein (COG:S; EggNog:ENOG503NWQE; BUSCO:EOG09262Z0M): MTELFNPIGEKVEQAVQANDEAEDDFKPIDEIESLCMNCHENGMTRLLLTKIPYFREIIIMSFNCDHCGFNNNEIQPAGTFQLKGVHYELRLRDMEDFQRQVVKSDTATVKFIELDVEVPAGKGQLTNVEGLLTTIVDDLVFDQEKRMKETPEAAAKVAEVIAKGRQMLAGEAFPFRVSVDDPAGNSFIAPDPRDGVGKWEKREYLRTPEQNEALGLADTNTEGLDDNGDIIPDQVYQFPASCPGCMHPCTTNMKMVDIPHFRQVVIMNTSCDDCGYKSNDVKTGGEVPEKGKKVTIKIKTPVDLARDILKSESCQLECPELSLSVNPGTLGGRFTTVEGLLTQVRDDLHKQIFEADADVEKTKRKNDSLDSTEASRWNDFFDGLNSAIKGEREFTIVLTDPLAASYVQSLADNPDEPDEQMTVEEYERTEEEEEELGLLDMKTENYENDV, from the exons ATGACAGAGCTTTTCAACCCTATCGGCGAGAAGGTCGAGCAGGCCGTCCAGGCCAatgacgaggccgaggatgactTCAAGCCCATCGATGAAATCGAGTCCCTCTGCATGAACTGCCACGAGAAT GGCATGacacgcctcctcctcaccaagaTTCCCTATTTCCGCGAGATTATCATCATGTCCTTCAACTGCGACCACTgcggcttcaacaacaacgagaTCCAGCCTGCTGGTACCTTCCAGCTCAAGGGTGTCCACTACGAGCTCCGGTTAAGAGATATGGAGGACTTCCAGCGCCAGGTTGTCAAGTCCGACACTGCCACCGTCAAGTTTATCGAGCTCGATGTCGAGGTCCCCGCTGGCAAGGGTCAGCTCACGAACGTGGAGGGCCTCCTAACTACCATCGTGGATGATCTCGTCTTCGACCAAGAGAAGCGTATGAAGGAAACCCCTGAGGCGGCCGCCAAAGTTGCTGAAGTTATTGCCAAGGGCAGACAAATGCTCGCCGGAGAGGCGTTCCCCTTCCGTGTGTCTGTCGACGACCCGGCTGGCAACAGCTTTATCGCCCCTGACCCTCGCGACGGCGTTGGCAAGTGGGAGAAGCGCGAGTACCTCCGTACACCTGAGCAGAACGAGGCTCTCGGTCTCGCCGACACCAACACTGAAGGCCTTGACGACAATGGCGACATCATCCCCGATCAAGTCTACCAGTTCCCAGCCTCTTGCCCGGGCTGCATGCACCCCTGCACGACCAACATGAAGATGGTCGACATCCCCCACTTTAGACAAGTCGTCATCATGAACACGAGCTGTGATGACTGCGGTTACAAGTCTAACGACGTCAAGACGGGTGGTGAGGTCCCtgagaagggcaagaaggtcaccatcaagatcaagacccCTGTGGATCTTGCCCGCGATATCCTCAAGAGCGAGAGCTGCCAGCTCGAATGCCCCGAGCTCAGCCTTTCCGTCAACCCAGGCACCCTCGGTGGAAGATTTACCACCGTCGAGGGTCTCCTCACCCAGGTCCGCGATGACCTCCACAAACAAATCTTCGAAGCCGATGCCGACGTGGAGAAGACTAAGCGCAAGAACGACTCTCTGGACAGCACCGAGGCGTCGAGATGGAACGACTTCTTTGATGGGCTCAATTCTGCCATTAAGGGTGAGAGGGAGTTTACCATTGTGTTGACTGACCCATTGGCGGCCAGTTATGTTCAGAGCTTGGCTGATAACCCGGATGAGCCTGATGAGCAGATGACCGTCGAGGAGTATGAGCggacagaggaggaagaggaggagttggggttgttggacaTGAAGACTGAGAATTATGAGAATGATGTTTGA
- the CWC27 gene encoding Peptidyl-prolyl isomerase cwc27 (COG:O; EggNog:ENOG503NYKX) — translation MSAIYNLEPQPTASAIIHTTLGEISIELFAKQTPLTCRNFLQLALDGYYDNTIFHRLIPGFILQGGDPTGTGHGGESIYDGGAYSGDLDPWPMDQRRGQNAGPDGINFKDEFHSRLKFNRRGLLGMANEGKPDTNGSQFFFTLGKAEELNGKNTVFGRVAGDTIYNLAKIGESEVNDERPLYPIKITHIEILINPFDDMKKREKKLRQQVAKPAPVEKKQKKRKPAKQLLSFGDEEGEGDDLPVLKKPKFDTRIVMDVDEEPAPKTMPVRSSKKDLKPTHKDDVKVRVPEEPPKNRARNPDRPEPVPSKKQRPKVEESDRSSPEPEDDKKKTLLERTNEEIAAVKASMKRTIYTEPVQEKKKSALEEMIPETAVRGRKRRPGTQSVKEEEEALALLRSFKSKLEQAPVEKSTAQPAINYDGDDEEGEGEVCDLHFIAHCQSCKAWDKEEKEESDDEGWMSHQLSFTADKLGKDLSYRKKAEEELVVIDPLAKAQALKEGKKSSRDSRSGGSSSRAWNRDRERDRAIR, via the coding sequence ATGTCAGCCATCTACAATCTCGAGCCACAACCGACGGCGTCGGCCATCATCCACACGACTCTCGGCGAAATCTCAATCGAACTGTTTGCGAAACAAACGCCATTAACATGCCGAAACTTCCTTCAGCTAGCACTCGACGGCTACTACGATAACACAATATTCCATCGTCTCATTCCCGGCTTCATTCTCCAAGGCGGTGATCCGACTGGGACAGGACATGGAGGAGAATCCATCTACGATGGCGGCGCATACAGCGGTGATCTGGATCCATGGCCAATGGACCAGCGAAGAGGACAGAACGCTGGCCCCGACGGCATCAACTTCAAGGATGAGTTCCATTCGCGTCTCAAGTTCAACAGGCGAGGATTGCTAGGCATGGCGAACGAAGGAAAACCGGACACCAATGGCAGCCAGTTCTTTTTCACTCTCGGCAAGGCTGAAGAGTTGAATGGGAAGAATACCGTGTTTGGGCGCGTGGCGGGCGATACCATCTACAATTTGGCCAAGATTGGCGAGTCGGAGGTCAATGACGAGCGGCCACTATATCCGATCAAAATCACCCATATCGAgatcctcatcaacccttTCGATGatatgaagaagagggagaagaagctaCGCCAGCAAGTAGCAAAACCAGCTCccgtggagaagaagcagaaaaagagaaaaccaGCCAAGCAGTTGTTGAGCTTTGGAGacgaagagggtgagggtgatgaccTGCCAGTTCTCAAGAAGCCAAAGTTCGACACAAGAATTGTCATGGATGTAGACGAGGAACCGGCGCCAAAGACGATGCCGGTCAGATCTTCAAAGAAGGATTTAAAGCCAACGCACAAGGATGATGTGAAAGTCCGTGTGCCAGAAGAGCCACCAAAGAACCGAGCGAGGAATCCAGATCGTCCGGAGCCTGTTCCGTCAAAGAAACAACGGCCAAAGGTTGAGGAAAGTGACAGGTCAAGTCCCGAACCGGAAGatgacaaaaagaaaaccttGCTGGAAAGGACTAACGAGGAGATTGCTGCCGTCAAGGCTTCGATGAAACGAACAATTTACACCGAACCGgtgcaggagaagaagaagtcggcCTTGGAGGAAATGATACCGGAGACTGCAGTGCGTGGGAGGAAACGGAGACCGGGCACGCAGTCTGtaaaggaggaagaggaggctttgGCGCTTTTGCGGTCGTTCAAGTCAAAGCTGGAGCAAGCACCAGTTGAGAAGTCGACAGCCCAGCCAGCTATCAATtatgatggtgatgatgaggagggcgaagGAGAGGTTTGTGATCTTCACTTCATTGCCCATTGCCAGAGCTGCAAAGCCTGGGataaggaagaaaaggaagagagCGATGACGAAGGGTGGATGTCTCATCAGCTCAGCTTTACTGCAGATAAGCTTGGAAAGGATCTGAGCTATCGCAAAaaggcggaagaggagctggttgTTATTGACCCCCTAGCAAAGGCGCAGGCTCTtaaggagggcaagaagtCTTCTCGGGATTCGCGGTCTGGGGGCTCATCTTCAAGGGCCTGGAACCGGGACCGGGAGCGTGACCGGGCAATAAGATAG
- the GDE1_1 gene encoding Glycerophosphocholine phosphodiesterase (COG:U; EggNog:ENOG503NUB5), producing MKFGKNLPRNQVPEWAGSYIDYKRLKKLIKTAADTAAHNGDQVDLAEFLFALDREVECVDQFYTRKLHENQRRLQAITDRYGPTPRDAANIDEEELEDLIGALLEIRNQLRNLQWFGEINRRGFVKITKKLDKKVHTSDIQERYISTRVDVLPFATNLDTSQELQTVNTWLSVLNESKNTNDAKSDRSTRSYGRPTKLDVDTSVLNALDQAVRQDNLDALTTGLAAANLAKQDQTDAFQNLLRSLLQRAISARSKKVIPVLLERISDLDDPDDINGRNCIHRLVTHIGRTKTVSSRSVEEVKPDPHLNAYPFPPGVQYAQNYLTPATSPLATPRVSALKETAGLLGKDDEAVQMLMYLLDNLKPAQRVALKVKDNFGRIPLHYAAQFGFVVVCQILMKKMQEWGMFDVENGIDAPEWQDKNGEAPLHLSVLGGHALTTKALLQGENWQGVSDNKAEMRRAISKSSAVLAIATKANFEHIVEMLVHAGVDINWQDKTGETALHIAARFGHDECAKVLLEGTADQKADFELTEKAFAWTPLHIAAVDGHLSVVKLLVEAGAEVDKPDSSGWTAREHAALRGHMPIAHFLAAQSKEGEDTASNTSDDEKSVTDNAAVPDKASFQERRSKGSARKAEPVKSFGHRYLKDESLVLVSLGSMDMRKNLEAVKLDNIPLSKAHTTELDTTLSIVVSAQGAQGEPTMMNLQGDVCVPIMGANFEVIGSVNFNFLVITPFSHPSMEVTSEHTYWKKLASTMVIGHRGLGKNMTSSRSLQLGENTVSSFIAAANLGANYVEFDVQLTKDHVPVIYHDFLVSETGFDAPVHTLTLEQFLHINPDKSRTIQGNNGTSPFSYAVPENKLLEKTRRSNSPGPRQRSMSMDWPDHNRQHRLSKQEMEERMKHTRDFKEKGFKANSRGNFIQAPFATLEDLFVKLPQSVGFNIEMKYPMLHESEEHEMDTYAVELNSFCDTVLQKVYDMTANPHQRRNIIFSSFNPDICLCLSFKQPNIPILFLTDAGTCPVGDIRASSLQEAIRFASRWNLLGIVSNAEPFVNSPRLVRVVKGAGLVCVSYGRENNEPGLVRRQVREGVDAVIVDSVLAIRRGLLTQDGGGEGKGKKNGVEDRVEEVRERVGKQVLNGNGNGNGFGGGDIGYSS from the exons ATGAAGTTTGGGAAAAA TCTTCCAAGAAACCAAGTCCCCGAGTGGGCAGGCTCTTATATCGACTACAAGCGCCTTAAGAAACTCATAAAAACAGCAGCCGACACAGCTGCCCACAATGGGGATCAAGTCGACTTGGCTG AGTTTCTGTTTGCCCTCGACCGCGAAGTAGAGTGCGTTGACCAGTTCTACACAAGGAAGCTCCACGAGAACCAGCGACGACTGCAAGCCATCACAGACAGATACGGACCAACACCTCGCGATGCCGCTAAcatcgacgaggaggagctcgaggatcTGATAGGAGCTTTACTCGAAATCAGAAACCAACTGAGGAATCTACAGTGGTTCGGAGAGATCAACCGTCGAGGCTTTGTTAAAATCACAAAGAAGCTGGACAAGAAGGTTCACACGTCGGATATCCAGGAGAGGTACATCTCTACCAGGGTCGACGTTCTACCGTTTGCCACAAATCTTGACACCAGCCAGGAGCTTCAGACAGTCAACACGTGGCTTTCGGTGCTCAATGAATCCAAGAACACCAATGACGCCAAATCCGACCGCTCAACACGGTCTTACGGGCGACCCACGAAACTGGACGTCGATACGTCAGTGCTCAACGCACTAGACCAAGCCGTCCGGCAAGATAATCTAGATGCATTGACGACCGGGTTAGCTGCTGCAAATCTCGCAAAACAAGATCAAACCGACGctttccaaaacctcctGCGCAGCCTCCTGCAGCGCGCCATCTCGGCCCGGTCGAAAAAGGTCATTCCTGTGCTTCTGGAAAGGATTTCGGACCTTGATGATCCCGACGACATCAATGGGCGGAATTGTATCCACAGGCTGGTCACTCATATTGGCCGGACCAAGACCGTTTCTTCCAGAagcgtggaggaggtgaagccGGATCCTCACTTGAACGCATACCCTTTTCCGCCGGGGGTTCAATACGCCCAAAATTATCTTACCCCAGCGACGTCTCCTCTCGCCACACCACGGGTGTCTGCTCTCAAGGAGACGGCCGGTCTCTTGGGCAAGGATGACGAGGCTGTGCAGATGCTCATGTACCTTTTGGACAATCTCAAGCCAGCACAAAGGGTGGCtttgaaggtgaaggatAACTTTGGACGCATTCCACTGCATTACGCCGCTCAGTTTGgctttgtggtggtgtgtcaGAttttgatgaagaagatgcagGAGTGGGGCATGTTTGATGTCGAAAACGGAATCGACGCCCCTGAATGGCAGGACAAGAACGGAGAAGCACCTCTGCATCTCAGCGTCCTTGGTGGTCACGCTCTTACGACCAAGGCACTGCTTCAAGGGGAGAATTGGCAAGGTGTCAGTGATAACAAGGCGGAGATGAGACGGGCCATCTCAAAGTCGAGTGCTGTGTTGGCTATTGCCACCAAGGCGAACTTTGAGCATATTGTCGAGATGTTGGTGCATGCGGGGGTTGACATCAACTGGCAGGATAAGACGGGGGAGACGGCGTTGCATATTGCCGCGAGGTTTGGGCATGATGAGTGTGCGAAGGTGTTGTTAGAGGGGACAGCGGATCAAAAGGCGGATTTTGAGTTGACGGAGAAGGCTTTTGCTTGGACGCCGCTGCATATTGCGGCGGTGGATGGGCATTTGTCTGTGGTTAAGCTGTTGGTGGAAGCCGGGGCTGAGGTGGACAAGCCGGATTCCTCGGGTTGGACGGCGAGGGAACATGCTGCTTTGAGAGGACATATGCCTATTGCTCACTTTCTTGCTGCTCAGAgcaaggagggagaggacaCGGCTAGCAATACTTCTGATGACGAGAAGTCGGTGACGGATAATGCGGCTGTGCCTGACAAGGCGTCGTTCCAGGAGAGACGATCGAAGGGCTCTGCGCGCAAGGCGGAGCCGGTCAAGTCATTTGGTCATCGGTATCTCAAGGATGAGAGTCTGGTGCTGGTTAGCTTGGGCTCGATGGACATGCGGAAGAATCTTGAGGCGGTAAAGCTGGACAATATTCCGCTTTCGAAAGCACACACGACGGAGTTGGACACCACGTTGTCGATTGTAGTGTCGGCGCAAGGGGCTCAGGGCGAGCCAACTAT GATGAATCTTCAGGGTGATGTCTGTGTGCCCATCATGGGTGCCAATTTTGAGGTCATTGGCAGCGTCAACTTTAACTTTTTGGTCATCACGCCATTCTCACACCCTAGCATGGAGGTCACTTCTGAGCACACCTACTGGAAGAAGTTGGCCTCGACCATGGTCATTGGCCACCGCGGCCTGGGCAAGAATATGACGTCCAGCCGCTCCCTCCAGCTGGGCGAGAAcaccgtctcctcctttATTGCAGCGGCCAACCTCGGCGCTAACTATGTCGAGTTTGACGTCCAGCTCACCAAGGACCACGTCCCGGTTATCTACCACGACTTTTTGGTCAGCGAGACCGGGTTTGACGCGCCGGTTCACACTTTGACTCTGGAGCAATTCTTGCACATTAACCCGGACAAGTCGAGGACTATTCAGGGGAATAATGGGACGTCGCCTTTTTCGTATGCCGTTCCGGAGAACAAGCTGCTCGAGAAGACGAGGCGGAGCAACTCGCCCGGTCCGAGGCAGAGGTCCATGTCGATGGACTGGCCGGATCACAACAGGCAACATCGCCTGTCCAAGcaggagatggaagagaggATGAAACACACAAGGGATTTCAAAGAGAAGGGCTTCAAGGCCAACTCGCGCGGGAACTTCATCCAGGCGCCGTTTGCGACGCTGGAGGACCTGTTTGTGAAGCTGCCGCAGAGCGTGGGGTTCAACATCGAGATGAAGTACCCGATGCTTCACGAGAGCGAGGAGCACGAGATGGACACGTACGCGGTCGAGCTGAACTCGTTTTGCGACACGGTGCTGCAAAAGGTGTACGACATGACTGCCAACCCGCACCAGAGGAGGAATATCATTTTTTCGAGCTTCAACCCGGATATTTGTCTCTGTTTGAGTTTTAAGCAGCCGAATATACCGATTTTGTTTTTGACGGATGCGGGGACGTGTCCGGTGGGGGATATCAGGGCGAGTAGTCTGCAGGAGGCGATTAGGTTTGCGAGCAGGTGGAATTTGCTGGGGATTGTGAGCAATGCGGAGCCGTTTGTGAATAGtccgaggttggtgagggtggtgaagggggcggggttggtttgtgttAGTTATGGGAGGGAGAATAACGAgccggggttggtgaggaggcaggttagggagggggtggatgctGTTATTGTTGATAGTGTGCTGGCTATTAGACGGGGATTACTGACGCAGGatggggggggtgagggcaaggggaagaagaatggggttgaggatagggttgaggaggtgagggagagggttgggaagCAGGTGTTGAacgggaatgggaatgggaatgggtttggaggaggggatatTGGGTATAGTTCTTGA
- a CDS encoding hypothetical protein (COG:S; EggNog:ENOG503P6S4) has product MHSFDIHSSPTLQQYRKFQLVACGAGPTFTIKGLASITTKTSTTQPIFIRPSPSSSTTKYSEKMAATDPSPTLKFLTDAGHLLAFTAPETSAYILRQRNDLMFEHEIPLPEVQRQHICTACGHILAFGEGSDLVFKKNKKAVIKKKQQTPPAPKVKKAKRQEPRSSGPTKHIECGHCSSKAEIKLPAPAPIIRRTVKPAHNVSKTTAPGAAPSLPKTSGSHETTSSQKPASNANSKKRARSRKAGLQALLEQSKNSRPSPGLSLADFMSK; this is encoded by the coding sequence ATGCATTCTTTCGATATCcattcttcaccaaccctgCAACAGTACCGTAAATTTCAACTTGTGGCTTGTGGCGCTGGACCCACATTTACAATCAAGGGTCTTGCATCAATCACGACTAaaacttcaacaacacaacccaTATTCATTCGACCTtcgccctcgtcgtcgacgaCAAAATATTCCGAGAAGATGGCGGCCACTGATCCGAGTCCGACTCTGAAGTTTTTGACAGATGCAGGTCATCTcttagcctttacggctcCCGAGACGTCGGCATATATCCTCAGGCAGCGAAATGACTTGATGTTCGAGCATGAGATTCCTCTTCCTGAGGTCCAACGACAGCATATTTGCACGGCCTGTGGTCATATTTTGGCTTTCGGGGAGGGCAGTGACCTGGTcttcaaaaagaacaaaaaggcAGTgatcaaaaagaaacagcAAACACCTCCGGCACCCAAGGTCAAAAAAGCGAAAAGGCAAGAACCTCGGTCATCTGGCCCAACCAAGCACATCGAGTGTGGTCATTGCTCTTCGAAAGCCGAGATCAAGCTTCCGGCTCCAGCTCCCATCATTCGCCGTACTGTCAAACCGGCCCACAACGTGTCCAAGACCACGGCACCGGGAGCGGCCCCATCTTTGCCCAAGACTTCAGGTTCACACGAGACGACATCCTCTCAGAAGCCAGCGTCCAATGCgaacagcaagaagagggCCAGGTCTCGAAAAGCGGGTCTCCAAGCTCTATTGGAGCAATCCAAAAATTCAAGACCTTCGCCTGGGTTGAGCCTTGCCGACTTCATGTCGAAATGA
- the VMA2 gene encoding Vacuolar ATP synthase subunit B (COG:C; EggNog:ENOG503NWY5; BUSCO:EOG09261KHB): MSDPRDPASYRVTPRLRYNTVGGVNGPLVILDNVKFPRYNEIVSLTLPDGTVRSGQVLEARGSRAVVQVFEGTSGIDVKKTRVEMTGESLKLGVSEDMLGRIFDGSGRAIDKGPKVLAEEFLDINGSPINPYSRVYPEEMISTGISAIDTMNSIARGQKIPIFSAAGLPHNEIAAQICRQAGLVQRKGVTNKGVHDDHEENFSIVFAAMGVNLETARFFTRDFEENGSLERTTLFLNLANDPTIERIITPRLALTTAEYYAYQLEKHVLVILTDLSAYCDALREVSAAREEVPGRRGFPGYMYTDLSTIYERAGRVEGRNGSITQIPILTMPNDDITHPIPDLTGYITEGQIFVDRGLYNRGIYPPINVLPSLSRLMKSAIGEGMTRKDHGDVSNQLYAKYAIGRDAAAMKAVVGEEALSPEDKKSLEFLDKFERTFINQGPYEGRTIFESLDLAWSLLRIYRKDMLNRIPADIIDEFYSRTPSDRKGKDKAPTKDTRDTEVPQEENLIDA; the protein is encoded by the exons atgAGCGACCCCAGAGATCCAGCCTCCTATCGGGTGACGCCCAGGCTTCGCTACAACACCGTCGGTGGTGTCAACGGACCCCTCGTCATCTTGGACAAT GTCAAATTCCCCAGATACAATGAGATTGTCAGCCTTACTCTTCCCGATGGGACTGTGCGTTCCGGTCAAGTCTTGGAGGCTCGTG GAAGCCGCGCCGTTGTGCAG GTTTTCGAGGGCACCTCTGGCATTGatgtgaagaag ACCAGAGTTGAAATGACCGGAGAGAGCTTGAAGCTCGGTGTCTCTGAAGACATGCTGGGTCGTATCTTTGATGGTTCAGGTCGTGCCATTGACAAGGGCCCCAAGGTCCTGGCTGAGGAGTTCTTAGACATCAACGGCAGTCCTATCAACCCCTACTCGAGA GTGTATCCCGAGGAAATGATCTCGACTGGCATCTCGGCCATTGATACCATGAACTCGATTGCCCGTGGCCAAAAGATTCCCATCTTCTCGGCCGCTGGTCTTCCCCACAACGAAATCGCCGCTCAGATTTGCAGACAAGCTGGCCTGGTTCAGCGCAAGGGTGTGACAAACAAGGGCGTACATGACGATCATGAGGAGAACTTCTCCATCGTCTTCGCTGCCATGGGTGTCAACTTGGAAACTGCTCGTTTCTTCACCCGCGATTTCGAAGAGAACGGCAGTTTGGAGcgcaccaccctcttcctcaaccttgcCAACGATCCTAC TATCGAACGTATCATTACACCTCGTCTCGCCCTTACTACCGCCGAGTACTATGCCTACCAACTCGAGAAGCACGTCCTCGTCATTCTCACCGATCTTTCGGCCTACTGTGATGCTCTTCGTGAGGTCTCTGCTGCTCGTGAAGAAGTCCCCGGTCGTCGCGGTTTCCCCGGTTACATGTATACCGATTTGTCGACCATCTACGAACGTGCTGGCCGTGTCGAAGGCCGCAACGGTTCGATTACTCAGATTCCCATTCTCACTATGCCCAACGACGACATTACCCATCCCATTCCTGATTTGACTGGATACATTACCGAGGGTCAGATCTTCGTCGACCGTGGTCTTTACAACCGCGGTATTTACCCTCCTATCAACGTGCTTCCGTCGCTGTCCCGTCTGATGAAGTCTGCCATTGGTGAGGGCATGACTCGCAAGGACCACGGTGATGTATCCAACCAGCTGTACGCCAAGTATGCCATCGGTCGTGACGCGGCCGCCATGAAGGCAgtcgttggtgaggaggcctTGTCTCCCGAGGACAAGAAGTCTCTGGAATTCCTCGACAAGTTCGAGCGGACCTTTATCAACCAGGGCCCGTACGAGGGACGCACCATTTTCGAATCTCTTGACCTCGCGTGGAGCTTGCTTCGCATCTACCGCAAGGACATGCTCAACCGTATTCCTGCCGACATCATTGACGAGTTTTACTCGAGAACCCCATCAGACcgcaagggcaaggacaaGGCCCCTACCAAAGACACCAGGGATACCGAGGTGCCCCAGGAGGAGAACCTTATTGATGCTTAA